In Ovis aries strain OAR_USU_Benz2616 breed Rambouillet chromosome 14, ARS-UI_Ramb_v3.0, whole genome shotgun sequence, a single genomic region encodes these proteins:
- the PNMA8A gene encoding LOW QUALITY PROTEIN: paraneoplastic antigen-like protein 8A (The sequence of the model RefSeq protein was modified relative to this genomic sequence to represent the inferred CDS: inserted 1 base in 1 codon; deleted 1 base in 1 codon; substituted 1 base at 1 genomic stop codon) — translation MAANLLEDWCRGMEADIHRSLLVTGIPEDCGQAEIEETLNGVLSPLGPYSVLNKNFLREENAKAVLVEVGEGVNLRAIPREFPGRGGIWRVVGRDPTXDAEFLKNLNEFLYAEERTLEDVVRLLELSRASPPQTQNRSXENWAEALGVLLGAVVQIIYYVDAEIRSQEEARAQELAKPQVVASLASAAGGKVKKKPGRAAERGRGSALKMENPDGWNDVANRGDGPKPLVQKAGALIHSRRKKQKKTPKQEPVLWKKSQGSHSHRLASLKHPAADGGKNREMLEPVRSNKEPCVKQEGSALKKPRVKCAWKFPSNPPGVAASWGVASESDQDGVLEGPPKKNAMGWASAKSPAHMRKKKKVSLGPVSYVLVDSEDPRKKPEVSKKGPGPGRDAPDQKAPGDPQPHESPTSASQGPEAKPQGPPHASSGENDIRSRLGCVNKWMEGEEQQGKAGAQEPKGAEGQMVGEDPSAV, via the exons ATGGCGGCGAACCTTTTGGAGGACTGGTGCCGGGGGATGGAAGCGGACATCCACAGGTCCCTGTTGGTCACGGGCATCCCAGAGGACTGTGGCCAAGCGGAAATCGAGGAGACCTTGAATGGGGTCCTTTCCCCGCTGGGCCCGTACTCCGTACTCAACAAGAATTTTTTGAGGGAAGAAAATGCCAAAGCTGTCCTCGTTGAGGTTGGGGAGGGTGTGAATCTGAGGGCCATACCCCGGGAGTTCCCAGGCAGGGGGGGCATCTGGAGAGTGGTCGGTAGGGACCCCACCTAGGATGCTGAGTTCttaaaaaacctgaatgaattcCTGTACGCGGAGGAGCGCACCTTGGAGGATGTGGTGCGCCTGCTTGAACTCAGCAGGGCCTCACCACCCCAGACCCAGAATCGGT CCGAGAACTGGGCAGAAGCTTTGGGGGTGCTTCTGGGGGCTGTGGTGCAAATCATCTACTATGTGGATGCCGAAATACGCAGCCAGGAGGAAGCTAGGGCGCAAGAGCTTGCCAAGCCCCAAGTGGTAGCATCCTTGGCTTCAGCAGCAGGGGGGAAGGTCAAGAAGAAGCCAGGGAGGGCTgcagagaggggcaggggctctgcctTGAAGATGGAGAACCCGGATGGCTGGAATGACGTGGCAAATAGGGGTGACGGTCCTAAACCTTTGGTTCAAAAGGCTGGAGCTCTGATTCACTCCaggaggaagaagcag aaaaaaactCCCAAGCAGGAACCAGTGCTCTGGAAGAAATCCCAAGGCAGCCATTCCCACCGCTTGGCCTCCCTGAAGCATCCTGCAGCTGATGGTGGTAAAAATAGGGAGATGTTAGAACCTGTCAGGAGCAACAAAGAGCCATGTGTGAAGCAGGAGGGGTCGGCTTTGAAGAAGCCCCGAGTAAAATGTGCCTGGAAGTTTCCCAGCAACCCACCCGGTGTAGCTGCAAGCTGGGGAGTTGCCTCTGAGTCAGACCAAGATGGTGTTCTGGAGGGCCCCCCAAAGAAGAACGCCATGGGCTGGGCCTCGGCAAAGAGCCCTGCCCacatgaggaagaaaaagaaggtgaGCCTGGGCCCTGTCTCTTATGTCCTTGTCGATTCAGAAGACCCCAGGAAGAAGCCAGAGGTTTCAAAGAAAGGGCCAGGCCCCGGCCGGGATGCACCGGACCAGAAGGCCCCCGGGGACCCTCAGCCCCATGAGTCACCAACCTCAGCCTCACAGGGTCCAGAGGCCAAGCCACAAGGCCCTCCTCATGCCTCCAGTGGTGAGAATGACATCAGAAGTCGTTTGGGGTGTGTCAACAAGTGGATGGAGGGGGAGGAGCAGCAGGGGAAGGCGGGGGCACAGGAACCCAAGGGGGCAGAGGGGCAGATGGTGGGTGAGGACCCCAGTGCAGTGTAG
- the PNMA8C gene encoding LOW QUALITY PROTEIN: paraneoplastic antigen-like protein 8C (The sequence of the model RefSeq protein was modified relative to this genomic sequence to represent the inferred CDS: inserted 1 base in 1 codon; deleted 1 base in 1 codon; substituted 4 bases at 4 genomic stop codons) → MDNFFDFRGSSGVHQQAHLPLGELGKMLFWGKDIALLEHGCQALEVNSYKSLMIRGIPEDXNHEKFEEIISPPPRPXNFEVAGKAFVEEESSRASTFRLAEGINYAVILREIKGNGRTWSMGYMPQKQFLTKPTFFLQSEGGTVKDVSGVLRQELRSTVMGPKELPARKCIVXGPGKKRGSGATDRVIQVPPLDSPEKESKAGDGKKGKGKXQKNRXQHHASDKEL, encoded by the exons ATGGATAATTTTTTTGATTTCCGAGGCAGCTCAGGTGTGCACCAGCAGGCACACTTGCCCCTCGGAGAGTTGGGCAAGATGCTGTTTTGGGGCAAGGACATTGCACTGTTGGAGCATGGGTGCCAGGCCCTTGAGGTGAACAGTTACAAGTCCCTGATGATCCGAGGTATCCCGGAAGACTGAAATCATGAGAAGTTTGAAGAGATCATAAGTCCCCCACCCCGACCCTAAAACTTTGAAGTGGCTGGAAAGGCCTTTGTGGAAGAAGAGAGCTCTAGAGCA TCCACCTTTAGGCTGGCTGAGGGCATCAATTACGCCGTGATCCTCAGGGAAATCAAGGGCAACGGCAGAACGTGGAGCATGGGCTACATGCCCCAGAAGCAGTTCCTGACCAAACCGACCTTCTTCCTGCAGAGCGAGGGCGGGACGGTGAAGGATGTGTCCGGGGTCCTGAGACAGGAGCTGCGTTCAACAGTGATGGGCCCCAAAGAGCTTCCTGCCAGGAAGTGCATTGTGTAGGGGCCAGGGAAGAAGCGGGGGTCTGGGGCCACCGACAGGGTGATCCAAGTGCCACCTCTGGactccccagagaaggaaagcaaGGCTGGAGATGGCAAGAAAGGCAAGGGGA CACAGAAAAACCGTTGACAGCACCACGCATCTGACAAGGAGCTGTGA